GCCGGTCTCCTCGGCCCCCGGGTGATTCACCTCGATGCTCGAGTCCCCCTGGATGTTGAAGAAAATACCATGAGACTTCATGATTCGGAGGCAAAAAGCCGAATTGTCGGTGACCCTGACGCCGGGGTTGTTGTCGGGCCGATGGTTCGACAACTTCACACCACTGTCCAAGAACCTGTCGATGAAGATAACGCCACCATGCGCGTTGGCGTCTCGGTGCGTCGAGAGCAAGCCCCTTCAGAAGCTGAGGGGTTGACTACTGCCCAGGTGTGGGACTTCGGGATTGACCGTCGGACCGGAAAGATCAACACTCAGATGCGGGTGAGCGATCAAATCGCTAGCCCACCCGCCGATATTTCTGCCAATTGCTGGTGGCTAAATTTCCCGCCCAACCCGGAGCAGACAACCTATCAGATTTTTGACGACACCTTGCGACGTTGCGAACCGGCAGTGTTTCGCGGAGAAGAAGATGTCGCCGGGCGGCCCGCCTACCACTATTACCAGCGGATAGACCCCACCAACGTGGCTCAGGAATACAACGGGCCCTTTACTATCACCCATTTTTCCGACGGCCGCGAAGGCTACTTATATCATTCAGCAGATCGAGATGTGTGGGTGGATCAAGAAACCGGCATGTTGCTCAAACTATCTGAAAATATCGATGATTACTATGGTGATGCCCACGCTAATCGCGTCGAAGATAACTTCACCTTTCATGGACGTATGCCTGAACAGGACGTCAGCGCCAGGGCAGAAGCATCGGCGGAGGTTGCCAAGCGAGGTGTCGTAGGCATTATTTTCCAGGTGCTGAAGTTCCTCGGTGCAGTCTTGATCCTGGGCGGTCTGGGTGTTACTTTCTGGCCTCGAGGGAAGGCTCGACGCTAACCCCAATAGGCCTCTTCTCATTCCGCGCGGCTTCCCCTTTACAAAGTGGGAAGTATGGTATATGCTGTTTCGTTGCGCTGGAATTCTTTCCTGGGTATAGGCGAGCCTTGTTTGATCAGTCTGAAAAATGATTGACTTGACAAGGTCATTTCGTGCTATCTGGGGGAGTTATTTCCTGGCAGACCGAATGCTCAAACATACCAGTGGCGCGGTGGTCACGACCGGGTGGCTATCGCACCGCGTGAGGTGCTGGAAGGACCCATCTTGGCAGTCTCCCGCCAGACCAAGTCAGAGGCCGAATTCCCCGGGGCTCCGAAGCGATATTCTTTCGCTAAAATTACCGAGCCTATCGAGGTGCCGGGCCTCCTCGACCTGCAGCTTGAATCCTTTTCCTGGTTGATTGGTACCCCGGAGTGGCGTGCTCGTCAACAAGAAGAGCGTGGGCCTGATGCTCGCGTTGTTAGTGGACTGGAGGAAATTCTCGAGGAATTATCACCTATTGAGGATTACTCCGGCAATATGTCTTTATCCCTGTCTGAGCCTCGTTTCGAGGATGTGAAAAACTCGATCGATGAGTGTAAAGACAAGGACATCAATTATTCCGCTCCGCTTTATGTCACCGCGGAGTTCATCAATAACGAAACCCAAGAAATTAAATCCCAGACCGTTTTTATCGGCGATTTCCCGATGATGACGGATAAGGGGACTTTTATCGTCAATGGTACAGAACGCGTCGTTGTTTCTCAGCTAGTGCGTTCTCCTGGTGTGTACTTTGATCAAACTATTGATAAGTCCACCGAGCGCCCACTCCACTCGGTAAAAGTTATCCCATCCCGCGGTGCGTGGCTGGAATTTGATGTTGATAAGCGAGATACCGTGGGGGTTCGTATTGACCGGAAACGTCGCCAGCCAGTAA
This genomic interval from Corynebacterium poyangense contains the following:
- a CDS encoding DUF3068 domain-containing protein, with translation MLPRSRIFGILLIGVGVALAAAGLLGPRVIHLDARVPLDVEENTMRLHDSEAKSRIVGDPDAGVVVGPMVRQLHTTVQEPVDEDNATMRVGVSVRREQAPSEAEGLTTAQVWDFGIDRRTGKINTQMRVSDQIASPPADISANCWWLNFPPNPEQTTYQIFDDTLRRCEPAVFRGEEDVAGRPAYHYYQRIDPTNVAQEYNGPFTITHFSDGREGYLYHSADRDVWVDQETGMLLKLSENIDDYYGDAHANRVEDNFTFHGRMPEQDVSARAEASAEVAKRGVVGIIFQVLKFLGAVLILGGLGVTFWPRGKARR